tGAGGTAGTACCCGCCCGATCCCCACCCCGCCCCGATCCCCGCCCCATTAGCCTACTATATATAatacataattatatatatatacacacacataagtTAGGGACTTAGGATTCCCGATCCCCGCCCCAGCCCCACTAGCCTATTcgtcttgtttgtttgaaactgtttttatttcaatttggtttgtaatgcactatggcagcaactatgtgactgttttaatttaaatttggtttatAATGGCACTACGGCAGCAGATGTgactgttttcattttgatttgatttataATAACACTATGGCAGCAACTGTGGCTattttccttggcatttggtttgtaatggcagcgtaaattattattattattttttatttttgaatttagtttCTTGGTTCGTATTTTATGgcaagtgacttttttttaaaaagttttgggATCTTTGGATCTCCGATTCCCCACGGGGATTcccgttccccgtttggggCGGGGATTgaggataaaaataaatttctggTGGGGATTGGGGGGGGATGGGGAGGGATTTGAGTTCGGAAATCGGGgacggggatagtggtatccacccccgaccctccccattgccatccctacacAGGGGATCTTCTATTCTCAAAATTGCTTAAATTATCTACTGTACGAAACGCACCATAACATAATGCTCCCGCGCATTCGAACAAGGAAGAAATAGTTTTTGTGACAGCGAAAAAGTAATTAGATTTCTCACCAACTCTTGATGGGAGACATAAAaggagaggttttttttttacaaataattaattcaaaaaattacgacaaaaaactcaacaaaaaattaaaataaagtaagaaaataCAGACataaaaatttacaagaacTCGGGCTTAATTTAGTTGAAGTGCCTTGATCATCACCAATTACAACATAATTAGCCTCTCACACTTCTCCTGTACCAGAACATAATTAAAGACCACGAAAGCACATTTAACCCAATCCATAAAATTTAACCACAATATATAGGAAATGAAACAATTGATCAAACATCACGTGACAAAGGTGGACCGGGGAAGCTCAAGGCACGTACTCTGCTTCACTCTCTTGGAACTGGTCATCTTGGTTCTGGTACCCTTCCATTGAGTTCCCATTGTAATTCCCATAATAACCCCTGTTGTTGTGATTAACTCTCCTCGAATTCTGATACCCATTTCGGTAATTTTCCTCGCTGTTGATGTCATAGTAGTACCTCCCATTCTCCAAGAACCTCGTATCGCTCATCCCCTGTTGCTGAGGATTGTAGTTTCTGCCACCGCCGTTGTTGCTTGACGTGGCGGCAGTGGTGGTGTAGCCGCGGTCCATGAACCTGGTGTCATGACTCATGCCTTCATGTGGGTCACTCACGTATGCTTCCTTGTTATAGTAATTGTTGTTGTCCTCgttaatggtggtggtggggtaggATTCTCCGGACTCGGTTTTGTAAGGGAGGTTGTTGGCGGTGTAGGGTGTACCACTGGTGGCGGTAGTGGTGGTGTAGCTCCGGTCCATGAACCTTTTGTCACTTACGCCTTGTGGGTCATTCACAGCTTCATTCTTGTAGTaattgttgttgctgctgcttgtggtggtggtgtaacGGCCGTCCATGAATCTTGTGTCACTCACCATCCCTTGGGGGTCACTCACATACGCTTCGCCTTCATTCTTGTAGTAATTGttgtcgttgttgttgttgcttgCGGTGGTGGTGTAGGGCTCAAAGGATTCGATTTCGGATGGCTGGTTGGTGGCGGCGGCGTGGCGGCCGCCGGAATTCTGGCCATACAGGCCATAGCCGCTTTGGGTATCTGGGATGAAATTTGGGTCTTGCTCTCGAACATTGCTTTTGTTGGGCATGGCTTCTTCTACTATTGTTTCTTTTGCATTATTGTTGGTGGGGGTGGCGGTGGCTTTGTTAAAGAAATAGTAGCTCTCTCTGGCATGGGAATGGAGAGAGGAGGACAAGAGCgcaaagaagaggaggaagggGAAATGTTTGGCTGAGGGAGCCATCAAAAGGATAGAGGAAAAGATTGTGTTAATTTGTTGTTGTGGAGAGTGTAGTGTATGTAGTGATGGATAGTCTCTATATAGAACCCCCTCTCCACAAAGCTTTAATTTCTATGGATTAGGTGTAGAGCTAGACTGCTAGAGGGGTATGGGAAACCTGTTGATGGCTGTGGTCCTCGAGATAAAAGCACCTAAACAAAAGATTCCCCCCTTATTCTGAGCAAAAATGCTATAAGCACAATAATCTAAACACAACATCAAATATAATCTCTTACATGCACGTGGGTTCTACATATATTAGCATGTGTAAGCCCCACGTATATGTGAAAAGTTATGTTTAATGTTGTGTTCTTAGCATTTTTGTATTCTGaggcttttgtttttattttgtttttcgtttgCATATATAATGATTTGGggatagggctgcaaacgagccgagccgagccgagttttagagtgttcgagctcggctcggcaaaaatttagttggctcgagcttggctcgagctcgtaacgagctgcaggactcgagctcgagctcgactcgataggtatttacggagctcgagctcggctcgttcggctcgtttatgaaacaaatatatataaatatattatataatcaaGCTcacgagccaattcgagccgagtttcgactagctcgagctcggctcgtttatgaaacgagcccaggactcgagctcgagctcgagctcggctcgtttttgtcttgaaccgagccgagccgagccgttatcgagccgagctccgagccgctcgcgagcggctcggatcgtttgcagccctatttgGGGATTGATAGGAAACATGGAAACTTTCCATGAAAGTAGATACGTGAAAAGTTTCatacggctcggatcgtttgcagccctatttgGGGATTGATAGGAAACATGGAAACTTTCCATGAAAGTAGATACGTGAAAAGTTTCATAAAAAGTTTTCATGTTTCATAGTAACATTTTCCTAATGTTTCGGTTCTGTCCAGGAATGATGGTCAGATGAGTCTTCTccctcaaaaaattatctatgtTTCATAATgttgaacaaaattaattgagatctattaaacaaaatttttattaaatataaaaatattataaattaaaagatacaaataattttttgggaagtcccaaaaaaaaaaaaatataggcgcAACAATTTAGGACGGGAGATTAACAAAATCCGAAACACATTTTTAATCATGCTTTGAGAACAGTGTTATGTAGAATTTCACGCTGACAATAACTTTTTGAGTGAATTTATTTCTCTACTTTAGTGACGGTCAGTATaatatatagtactcctatatagTAGTATCATTAAACACAAATTTGTAGGAGTTCACAATATTAAGAAACTTGTCGACTTGATAACAGGTTAAACCTTAATAAACGGAAGGTTTGTTTGTGGAATTTGAGGTGTAAAAAGGGATAtatttacgttttttttggaCTGACGAGGTAATTATATATGCCGGGACTATGAAGTGATTTTGGTGTGACCAATTTTTGAAGCCACGTCACACAAGTGATTTCCGTAATTTCTTATCGAAAATTTAAGTATTTATAGTTACTTTTAATGTACCATTAACTAATTATTATGAGCAAAAGTCGATTGAAAACCACCTATTATAACCACCACTTCCCCAGTGTCTCCACcaatcctaatttttttttaaaatgtgcaAACATATTTTGTTCGCTTTGGTTTTTCTAGAACCAACGTCTCTCTCTCAGCACGGTCTCTAGTAGTAACTTTTAATGTTCCATTAACTAATTATTATAGGCAAAATAGTAAATTGATTAAAAACCACCTACTATAAGTCTATAATCACCACTGTCCGAGTGTCTCCACCAATCCTAATTTTCCTAAAATTGTGCAAacatattttgtttctttttggttttctaacCCCCCCTCTGCAGGGTCTCTAGCACGTTTTATCTTCTATTATTACTTTAATTTCTATCTAGCTCTCCACCCGTTGCCCAAGAACCCTTGTACTAAACCTAAAACAAACAAAGTTTCGCCATCCCTCCAGCGGAAATAATGGCATTCAGTGCTTGCTGCATGTGCCCTTGAAAGCGTGTCCAATCTAAATGACAAACCTAACCTTTTCAATGTGGGCAATTGCTGGCCCCCATCTCCTGGACAATTACAGTGTGCCCCagggcaattttttttgggtgcacaAAATACAAAtgcgtaattttttttatcttttttggaACGGCTCCGGCCTTTTTGTCATCATTGCCAATATTCCCACTACAATGAGAGCGGCCTTTTTGGTCACAAAGtgtgatactccctccgtcccatattatttggactttttcaATATctgtgtcagttttcaatcgtttgTATCTTCCAATGTGAATCTCCaacaatatgcaatatggatcttgtttgatagttctcgattagatctataatacaaaattttcaaaattataaaaaatatcataaattgggaaatataagagtttaaagaacggcgcgaatattgaaaaataccaaatattttgggacggagggagtatttttattttgggaaaatgacggtcaataacgtgttttgataattaatatccatcaATAATATGCTCttaacgagtattaattatcaaaatacgttctgagctatcattttcctttttattttactcTTATATTCTCTGCCAAAAATGTGACGGAGAAAAAGAGCCACACAAAGATGCAGAGGCGAGAGCGTTAGGGCCTTTGGGCCCTCATCGCTCAACCCCACCCTTGTTGCTCAACCCCGCATATGTTGATCGACTACTATTGACATAATCATGTATTCATTCCATCACAAAAAATTTAGTTCTTCTTACTAAATCATGGTATTGTTTGATccaaactctctttttttgggcctttttgaaaataatttccaAGATTTCAATCGATTTTTAAAATTGAtgatgaaaaattctaaaagttattcacaaaagaaaatatgaTCTTTCTTAACATTTCAAAATTTCTAAATATACAACTCACATAATTAGGAATTGACATAAATTTGTGATAAATTAAACCCGGTGACATATAAACATTTTTGCAACATTATATTATAGATTaagattgagttttttttgggtCCAACAATGTGACCCTCTTAGTCACAATGATATATTTTAGGTAATATGGAAGTTATCTTAAGATGTCATTCCTCATTACTAGcattttccataaataaaattaaaaaaaaacaaaaacaatgggCTGATATGGTTGAAAATGACCCTTTCTTTTGGCAACTCTGCTCTACTTTTGGTCAGTCAAAAAATGCAGAGTTTCCCTCTGTTggggaaaagtaaaaattaagcTCCGTTCcggaataaaaaataagcatttattttttaagaaggcaatttcaagcttaaaaattatggatttactgaaatctaaaaatatgcaatatagatcttgtttggaagatctcgatgagattttttatacgatgcaaaaaaaaattaaaaatttatttttcatttactttatatttgagtttaaaaatgtgaaataaactacttattttttaagaagatttctggaacgggacaTTTCAGCAGTTGGATTAGTTCTGAATGCCCTGCaaagtaattattcaatactaGTACTCCATCTCGTGGTTGTGGTTAAGCTTTCATGATTAATTAATTAGCTTCCCTACTGCAACTACTTTTATTGGTACTATTATTCAGTTATGGTTGCCCTCTAGCTTCTTATATTAAATGTTGTAAAGCTGATAGATAAAGTAAGGACTAAGGAGTAGTAATTTGAAACTTTAAAAACTCAACAACCCAACATGTTGGAACTAGTACTTTGGACAGAGCAAACTACTGTCAATTTCACTAGCCTCTTTTGTTTGGTAAATTGTACGTGCCAAAATATAAACCTTGGCTAACgtttaaatttcaattttttgaagtaataCGGTAGCTATAAGAATTAACAAATGCTGATCGCAGAGCTATTGTGGGGTCGAAAGCGGTCATAGCTGCActcaatttcatttcatttcattttggcACACTAAATTATAGTAAGTGATACCGTGTGCATGGTGATGATACTAAGTGTAGTCGAATGGCATGATGGCAACAATAATACCCTAGATTAATTGTTCTATTGAAGAAAACCTTTTGTGAGAAATTGAATTACTGAATTTCGTCTTCAAAAATCATCGAACCAAAGTTTCTTTCATTGTTCGGCTCCCTccgattattattattattttttccgtGACTCCGCCATTGCTTATACAATCATCATAAGTAAAACCTCTATGGCAGCATGCAACTTGGTCCACAAGGGACCGTAATACCTTTCCATGGAATTGCGGTGTATCTGTATTGATCAAGTTTTCCTTTCCGTGTTTATCTTAATTGTTAGTTCAGTTTATGAATGGTTAAAAGGGGCATTGGAATGGTCTTAAAGCTCACTTATGTAAAGTGAGCCAGATTACATCCAAGCAAAAGTAGgctgtttttcttctttcttccagCACCACACCTAATTCAAAGTGGTAGAGAAAACTGTTTTCGGGAATCCTTGCCAAAATATAAAAGGTCCCTTTCTCTTGTTTTTCAAAACTGGGTACTTGTTTGTCCTAATATTTTTATGGTCAAATTGCATGGAAACCCCCTCATTTATACATTTTGAACACAAACACCCCATAATCTTTAAAAATGCCCAAAAGCACCTCCTCATCTATAACCGTTAACCAATTAGCACCCTTTTATCAAAAGACCATTAAGATGAAGGGGTCAGCATGAATACTTTTTTATAACGGGGGGGAGAGAGTTTTAAAGGGTAAAATCgtcatttctcctcattttGTTAACCAAGTtggccaattttttattttatgtagaTGAGGGGGTCTGAATGGGCGATTTTAAACATTAGGGCGTCTTTGTATCCAAAATGTATAAATGAGGAGGTCTCGGTGTAATTATTACTactacttcaaaatttaggctatTGTTGTGTTAATTTACTTATCTTAAAATTTTTTCTTGTTGATTAACTATCATCCTCAATAGATTTTGGTATAAAATTTCTACCTCAAACCTCATTTGCATTGCTTCACTATATTCTCTTATCTTTTAACCTTTTACtcgaacttctttttttttttttccaggtaaTAATGTTTTTTGTGGATGTTTCTGTGGATATTTTTGCAGCCGCACACTCTAAATTTTATGGCTGTCTTTTTAGGATGGTGACTGGTGgtataatggttttggttaggGGTGCCTGGTTGTATATCTTTTAAATTGATGTTTTTGTGGATATGTTTGACATGGTGGACTCGTTCAGTAATTGACccgagctcaagctcaagtTTTAGGTTTATGTAGTAAACAAGCCGAATTTGACACTCTAAAGTTTAGCTCTGCCCGTTTGTTTAGGCCCAAATCATTTATCTGGACTCGTTTGATGTTTAGTAAACGAACTGGGCTCAGCTCGtctgtaaacaagccgagctcgagtttgagttttagattttttcggtAAGCAAAGCGAGTTCGATCAcaacaaagctcggctcggctcgctTGCACCGTTGTAGTTGAAGTGCTCCATGAGTTACACATGGACCTCCGCTTAACTGCTCACATTTTTGTGTTGGGCTCTTGCTCTCAACTCAAGGGATATATGCTAGTATCATCCAGTCATCAAACCCCACCTTCAGCCCACCAGCCTACCTTTTATTTGAACACAAGAAGCCCACCCATTTAGTATAAAGTTCTGTTTTTGAAAGCATATACTATTCGTTTTCATTGAAGAAGCAAGACGACCCCAACAAAACCTTCCATTACTGAAGCTATACATTCTCCACCATTTTTCATTATTCGACGCCGGCGTCGGGTTATTTCAGGTTTGATGAGCCTCTAAGTTGGATATATCTGAATATGAATGTTAATAAAGAAGCAAATATGTGAGATGATTACCTGATAATTACCTGTCCTCCAgctgtttgatgaaatgtcTAAGCCAAAAGCATTTTTTTATGCTTTGCAGTTGGTTGTCGATTGGCatatattttggtttttttttgtttgtttttgttttaacaaGTGCCAACAAGTGTTTTGTTTCGAACTTGGTCTTTAGCATTATATAAGTGAGAAGTAAGCGAGTGTTTGGATCATTTGTCCCTGATGGCTTCGCTATGGTTTTAATTGGGCCCCCGCTACTGCCAGTGGATGGGGGGATTCACCCCCAGTCTAGAACGTGGAAGATGATATTCTTTGAACTATCGTCGTACTCTCATCTTTTCGGGTTTTAAACAGGTATCCTTTTCTACTCAGGAATATGAAACATgggtttcttgtttttttatttccaGGATCAGTGAATTCCTCCTTGCCTCGAGATTGGTCCAAGTAAGTCTAGCCAAAACGTTACTGATAAAACTAAATTGGTGTGAGTTCAGTGTATCATTTTTTCCTACTTAGAAATTGGGTGAATTTTAAAGTGGCGATTGTCGGGCCAATCGTTAAGCGAGTTTTCCAATTGTGATCAAGCTTAGGAGATGGTCATGTCTTGATAAAATCTGTTCATTTTTTGGGAGAGAGGTATTGCAGAAATTGGAAGAAAGACAATGATCAAATGGCCGAAACAAATCACAGCAACTCTAGTTGAACAGTTGATTAAAGCAGAAAAAGACTTACAGAAAGCTGTACTTATATTTGATGCTGCAACGGGGGAGTACACTAATGGGTTTCGGCATGATCTCAGCACTTTCGGTCTAATGATCTCCAGATTCGTCTCTGTGAACCAATTCAGAGCAGCTGAGGATATGCTGAATAGAATGAAGGATGAAAAATGTAACATCACAGAAgatatttttctttccatttgtaGAGGTTATGGCCGGGTTCACAAACCGCTTGAGGCGATTAGGGTTTTCCAGAGGATGAAAGAATATGATTGTGAACCTACCCACAAATCCTACATTACAGTCTTTTCCATTCTTGCTGATGAAAACCAGTTAAAGTTGGCTTTGAGATTTTATAGGTATATGAGAGAATTGGGTATTCCTCCAAGTGTTACTTCCCTCAATGTTTTGATCAAAGCGCTTTGCAAGAACAGTGGAACAATGGATGCTGCTCTTCGAATTTTCCGCGAGATGCCTAATCGCGGGTGTATTCCCGATTCCTACACGTATGGTACTTTGATTAATGGGTTGTGTAGATTTGAAAAGATTAGTGAGGCAAAGGAGCTTTTCATGGAGATGTCTGATAAAGGTTGTTCACCAACTGTTGTCACCTATACTTCTTTAATTCATGGTTTATGCCAATCAAATAATCTGGACGAGGCTATGGGGCTGCTTGAAGAGATGAAGAGCAAAGGTATTGAGCCCAATGTGTTTACTTACAGCTCCCTCATGGACGGACTTTGCAAGGGTGGATGCAGTTCACAAGCCATGGCACTTTTGGAAATAATGCTTAGCAAACGCCATAAGCCTAACATGGTAACATATAGTACTTTAATTCATGGACTCTGTAAAGAGGGAAAACTTAGAGAAGCTTTAGAGATTCTTGATAGGATGAAGCTACAGGGATTGAAGCCAGATGCAGGATTATACTCCAAAATCATAAATGGCTTTTGTGATGTACACAAGTTCCAGAAAGCTGCGAATTTCCTTGATGAGATGGTGCTTGAGGGGATCTCACCAAATCGACTAACATGGAGCCTCCATGTTAGAATTCACAATACTGTGGTCCAAGGCCTTTTATCAGAAATTGATCCAAATCGGGCTTTTCAGTTGTATCTAAGCATGCGTACTAGGGGCCTTTCTGTTGAGGCCAAAACTTTTGATTCTCTTGTCCATTGTTTTTGCAAGAAAGGAGACCTTCATAAAGCAGCACGCATATTTGAAGAGATGGTGGTTGATGGGTGTATCCCTGATGAGGGAACATGGACTGCTATTGTGAGTG
The sequence above is a segment of the Rhododendron vialii isolate Sample 1 chromosome 13a, ASM3025357v1 genome. Coding sequences within it:
- the LOC131314062 gene encoding protein E6-like; translated protein: MAPSAKHFPFLLFFALLSSSLHSHARESYYFFNKATATPTNNNAKETIVEEAMPNKSNVREQDPNFIPDTQSGYGLYGQNSGGRHAAATNQPSEIESFEPYTTTASNNNNDNNYYKNEGEAYVSDPQGMVSDTRFMDGRYTTTTSSSNNNYYKNEAVNDPQGVSDKRFMDRSYTTTTATSGTPYTANNLPYKTESGESYPTTTINEDNNNYYNKEAYVSDPHEGMSHDTRFMDRGYTTTAATSSNNGGGRNYNPQQQGMSDTRFLENGRYYYDINSEENYRNGYQNSRRVNHNNRGYYGNYNGNSMEGYQNQDDQFQESEAEYVP
- the LOC131313483 gene encoding pentatricopeptide repeat-containing protein At5g46100, whose product is MIKWPKQITATLVEQLIKAEKDLQKAVLIFDAATGEYTNGFRHDLSTFGLMISRFVSVNQFRAAEDMLNRMKDEKCNITEDIFLSICRGYGRVHKPLEAIRVFQRMKEYDCEPTHKSYITVFSILADENQLKLALRFYRYMRELGIPPSVTSLNVLIKALCKNSGTMDAALRIFREMPNRGCIPDSYTYGTLINGLCRFEKISEAKELFMEMSDKGCSPTVVTYTSLIHGLCQSNNLDEAMGLLEEMKSKGIEPNVFTYSSLMDGLCKGGCSSQAMALLEIMLSKRHKPNMVTYSTLIHGLCKEGKLREALEILDRMKLQGLKPDAGLYSKIINGFCDVHKFQKAANFLDEMVLEGISPNRLTWSLHVRIHNTVVQGLLSEIDPNRAFQLYLSMRTRGLSVEAKTFDSLVHCFCKKGDLHKAARIFEEMVVDGCIPDEGTWTAIVSGLWDRKKVREAAESIQIEVIGNVF